One segment of Metallosphaera cuprina Ar-4 DNA contains the following:
- a CDS encoding ACT domain-containing protein: MESAVVVVVGADKPGIVAGISSKLAENNVNIVDISQTVLRGVFAMIMVVDLDTSNVSIGKLRGELQKRGKELGVEVLVFHGEVFKYMERI, encoded by the coding sequence ATGGAATCTGCAGTGGTAGTGGTTGTAGGGGCTGATAAGCCTGGTATAGTAGCTGGAATATCTTCAAAATTAGCTGAGAATAACGTGAACATAGTCGACATCTCTCAAACCGTGCTAAGAGGAGTGTTCGCCATGATCATGGTAGTGGATCTAGACACGTCAAACGTTTCAATAGGAAAGCTGCGCGGGGAGTTACAAAAGAGGGGAAAGGAGTTAGGAGTTGAGGTTCTTGTGTTTCATGGGGAAGTATTTAAGTACATGGAGAGGATATAA
- a CDS encoding alpha/beta hydrolase family protein, translating into MDNVLKNLSSLAILDNISEFSRFPFMKSIVLHGKGSSPHKVEWLSNPLRTFGQVDTPDFDYDVEEGLRIVLSKEFDLIAGHSRGGTVALLAGAKKGLPVIAVSAPTDRLLQLEHLSKFPTESEQGKLYKYLSTFPNERLIETSPITYAKDLRNVLLIHGEKDEVVPKIHSEVLCEKVKESGNRCDLVVLEMRHSPPKHLYNKIERIVLEWVKRLNER; encoded by the coding sequence ATGGATAACGTGCTTAAAAATCTCTCCTCCCTGGCGATCTTAGATAATATAAGTGAGTTCTCTAGATTTCCTTTCATGAAATCTATAGTGCTTCACGGGAAAGGATCATCTCCTCACAAGGTGGAGTGGCTATCTAATCCACTTAGGACTTTTGGGCAGGTCGATACGCCAGACTTTGATTACGACGTAGAGGAAGGCTTGAGGATCGTACTAAGTAAGGAATTCGATTTGATAGCTGGTCACTCTAGGGGAGGTACTGTAGCTCTTTTGGCCGGAGCCAAGAAAGGATTACCTGTTATAGCTGTCTCGGCTCCTACAGATAGGCTACTTCAGTTGGAACATTTATCTAAGTTTCCAACGGAGAGTGAGCAAGGAAAGCTCTACAAGTATCTCTCTACGTTTCCGAATGAGAGATTAATAGAGACCTCACCCATAACTTACGCTAAGGATCTGAGAAACGTGCTTTTAATCCACGGTGAAAAAGACGAGGTGGTACCAAAGATCCACTCGGAAGTTTTGTGCGAAAAGGTAAAGGAAAGTGGAAACAGATGTGACTTAGTTGTTCTAGAGATGAGACATTCCCCTCCTAAGCATTTATATAATAAAATTGAAAGGATAGTTCTTGAGTGGGTGAAAAGACTCAATGAACGGTAA
- a CDS encoding DMT family transporter, with protein MLSKQYIGLIMLIVFWGSAFPIIKLTLIFMSPLVIALIRVVVGGTILYLYVRKLEYGVKESISALLNIGIFLILLNLGIQYASNPGLASTLIYTQPVFVLVLSSLILKEKLNALQVLGTLVAFLGVLSTVGITGFNIGSLIALLGGFIWALGTLYYRIYLREKDVLALNSYMSLFSTLFILPISLTDFRIDPSIEGIGLALLVSITSQALGFILWFNAVKSIGPIKASTFVLLVPVSSYFFSYLILNEVPTISEVVGSAVTLLGVFLTFLPGVLIKKA; from the coding sequence GTGTTATCTAAGCAATATATCGGTTTAATTATGTTGATAGTCTTTTGGGGATCGGCTTTCCCAATAATCAAGCTTACCTTGATTTTCATGTCACCCCTTGTAATCGCCTTAATTAGGGTTGTGGTAGGGGGTACCATTTTATACCTTTACGTTAGGAAGTTAGAGTATGGAGTTAAGGAGTCTATCTCTGCCTTACTTAACATAGGGATTTTCTTGATCCTCCTAAATCTAGGGATTCAATACGCTTCCAACCCTGGGCTAGCTTCAACCTTAATTTACACTCAACCAGTCTTTGTTCTGGTCCTATCAAGTTTAATCCTAAAGGAGAAATTGAATGCGTTACAAGTTCTCGGAACATTAGTAGCTTTTCTAGGAGTCCTGAGCACGGTAGGAATCACAGGGTTCAACATAGGTAGTTTGATAGCCCTATTGGGAGGTTTCATATGGGCTTTAGGCACACTCTACTATCGTATATACTTAAGGGAGAAAGACGTGTTGGCGTTAAACTCTTACATGTCACTTTTCTCTACATTGTTTATTTTGCCTATTTCCTTAACGGATTTCAGGATAGATCCTAGCATTGAGGGGATTGGACTAGCTCTCCTAGTTTCCATCACGTCTCAAGCCTTAGGGTTCATCCTGTGGTTTAATGCGGTTAAGTCTATAGGGCCTATAAAGGCTAGCACGTTCGTGTTACTGGTTCCTGTGTCTTCATACTTTTTCTCGTACTTGATCTTGAACGAAGTTCCAACCATATCTGAAGTGGTAGGATCTGCAGTGACTCTACTTGGTGTGTTCTTAACTTTCTTACCGGGAGTGTTAATTAAGAAGGCATAA
- a CDS encoding ferredoxin family protein, which yields MDLLKRLSLNKYRVDRESHIKVNLDICRTCKEKPCIKVCPAGTYERSGDVIEVHYERCLECGAALVACPFDAISFKFPEGGVSFRYG from the coding sequence GTGGATCTACTTAAGAGGTTATCATTAAACAAATACAGGGTCGATAGAGAATCTCACATAAAGGTAAACCTGGACATATGTAGAACATGCAAGGAGAAGCCTTGTATAAAAGTGTGTCCAGCCGGCACTTACGAACGATCTGGGGATGTGATAGAAGTACACTATGAGAGATGTCTTGAGTGTGGAGCTGCACTAGTGGCCTGTCCGTTTGATGCGATAAGTTTCAAGTTCCCAGAGGGTGGAGTAAGCTTCAGATACGGGTAA
- a CDS encoding FAD-dependent oxidoreductase — protein MSYDADVIVVGGGLAGLSAAIQANREGLSTLVLERGEYSGAKNVSGGRMYVHALKELVNIEDAPFEKPITKETYVISCGTRRVTFSFSDPESRNSYSVLRAKFDPWLAKKAEEEGVIISYETLVSGAMRDNGITLRTNRGDLRAKIVIEADGVTAGVSRYLGLRNLSPDSLMLGVKEVIKPDVISDEGEAKVLVGFVDGLLGGAFSYVNKDTISLGATVKVNSLQSERVLARDLVELVREKLGIEGDILEYSAHLIPYYGYDKLPPVYAPNLLITGDAAGLLINDGFVIRGMDLAIGSGMIAGRAAKKILDQGDPTKTQVYEEMLNDSFVMKDMIIARRAFSLMNNERLFNAYPEILCSVLSRMFTVSGNRQRLLNVLIEEIKKRDLTLTETVKDLMEVL, from the coding sequence ATGAGTTATGACGCAGACGTTATAGTGGTTGGAGGGGGTCTAGCTGGACTATCTGCCGCTATACAGGCTAACAGAGAGGGGCTGTCCACTCTAGTTCTCGAGAGAGGAGAGTATTCAGGAGCTAAGAACGTTAGTGGAGGGAGGATGTACGTTCACGCGCTTAAGGAGCTGGTAAATATTGAAGATGCCCCGTTTGAGAAACCTATTACAAAGGAAACGTACGTGATATCATGCGGAACTAGGAGAGTAACGTTCTCCTTCAGTGATCCAGAGTCCAGGAATAGCTACTCTGTTCTAAGGGCTAAGTTTGATCCATGGTTGGCGAAGAAGGCTGAGGAAGAGGGGGTAATTATCTCGTACGAGACCCTAGTGAGTGGAGCAATGAGAGATAACGGGATAACACTAAGGACGAATCGAGGTGACCTGAGGGCTAAGATAGTTATAGAGGCTGATGGCGTTACTGCAGGAGTTTCGAGGTATCTAGGGCTAAGAAACCTGTCGCCCGATTCGCTTATGCTAGGGGTAAAGGAGGTGATAAAACCTGACGTTATATCTGACGAAGGAGAGGCTAAGGTCCTAGTAGGATTCGTTGATGGGTTACTAGGCGGGGCGTTCAGTTATGTAAATAAAGACACCATATCATTGGGGGCGACAGTAAAGGTTAACTCTTTACAAAGTGAAAGAGTGTTAGCTAGAGATCTAGTTGAGCTAGTGAGAGAGAAGCTAGGGATAGAGGGTGACATACTTGAATACTCAGCTCACCTTATTCCATACTATGGATACGATAAACTCCCTCCAGTTTACGCGCCTAACCTCTTGATAACGGGAGATGCTGCAGGCCTATTGATAAATGACGGTTTCGTAATAAGAGGGATGGACTTGGCCATAGGCTCCGGAATGATAGCAGGTAGGGCCGCTAAGAAGATTTTAGATCAGGGAGATCCGACTAAAACTCAGGTATATGAGGAAATGCTTAACGACTCCTTCGTAATGAAAGACATGATTATTGCAAGAAGGGCGTTTAGTCTAATGAACAACGAAAGGCTATTCAATGCATATCCTGAAATCCTTTGCAGCGTTTTATCAAGGATGTTCACAGTTTCAGGAAATAGACAGAGATTACTTAACGTTTTAATTGAGGAGATCAAAAAAAGGGATCTAACCCTAACGGAAACGGTGAAAGATTTAATGGAGGTGCTATAA
- a CDS encoding electron transfer flavoprotein subunit alpha/FixB family protein: protein MKILVVSEDPEYFRSASALAQKLSDDVEGIHPSESSYVKKLYLPKLDGFWELSLVDVAFKINPNLVIAGGTKRDKTFAFSLAGKMKSSVASDVFDVRLDNDGLIVKRPVYSGVGIATIRLKLPSVITIQKNTLEPKTFNTLIEKVTLTNSNVILKERKAVQQTVSLDKAKIIVSVGRGMGSKENVKYAEELASVLKGAVGGSRPVTAEMGWLPEDRQIGLSGNKVKPQLYLALGISGQPQHIAGIRDSKIIVAVNKDKNAPISENCDYLVVGDAIEFCKIMTKRLSK, encoded by the coding sequence ATGAAGATATTAGTCGTGTCTGAGGATCCTGAGTACTTCCGCTCAGCTTCAGCTCTAGCCCAAAAGCTATCTGATGACGTAGAGGGGATTCACCCTTCGGAGAGTTCATACGTGAAGAAGCTTTATCTGCCTAAATTAGATGGGTTCTGGGAGCTCTCCCTTGTGGATGTAGCTTTTAAGATAAACCCTAACCTAGTGATAGCGGGAGGAACAAAGAGAGATAAAACGTTCGCCTTCTCGCTCGCTGGCAAGATGAAAAGTTCAGTTGCCTCAGACGTTTTCGACGTTAGATTGGACAACGATGGCCTTATAGTGAAGAGACCGGTTTACAGCGGAGTTGGAATAGCAACTATAAGGTTAAAGTTACCTTCCGTAATAACTATTCAAAAGAACACTCTTGAGCCAAAGACGTTTAACACTCTGATAGAAAAAGTCACTCTTACCAATTCTAACGTTATACTTAAGGAAAGGAAAGCAGTTCAGCAGACGGTTAGTCTAGATAAGGCGAAAATTATCGTCTCGGTTGGCAGAGGTATGGGTTCAAAGGAAAACGTTAAGTACGCTGAGGAGCTCGCATCAGTCTTAAAAGGAGCTGTAGGAGGAAGTAGGCCCGTTACTGCGGAGATGGGTTGGCTGCCTGAGGATAGACAAATTGGTTTATCTGGAAATAAGGTTAAACCTCAACTTTACCTAGCTCTAGGAATTTCAGGCCAACCCCAGCACATAGCGGGAATAAGGGATTCCAAGATAATAGTTGCGGTAAATAAGGACAAGAACGCTCCAATATCTGAGAATTGTGATTATCTCGTTGTAGGGGATGCGATAGAGTTCTGTAAGATTATGACTAAGAGGCTGTCAAAATGA
- a CDS encoding electron transfer flavoprotein subunit beta/FixA family protein gives MSVVACFKVVPDDTSIRVVGGKIDTNVQLKVSTYDKNAIEEAVRVKEKTGWKAIGITVGNTDRKSIRDALSMGLDEVIAVNSGYLDVPATAEAIAEAIKNRSPNLVITAETTTDSSTSALPLYLAQQLGFNAISYVRSISINGDKITAERSVGDVEIVEAPLPVVISVTGEINTPRTPSVKQIMESAKKPVTQVNTSARPLSEIIELTPYSVSRKRIVIEKPMEQAIDQLINYLKGDGVL, from the coding sequence ATGTCAGTAGTTGCATGTTTTAAAGTAGTCCCAGATGACACCTCAATAAGGGTTGTGGGAGGCAAAATTGATACCAATGTACAGCTGAAGGTGAGCACTTATGATAAGAACGCAATAGAGGAGGCCGTGAGGGTGAAGGAGAAAACGGGATGGAAGGCTATAGGTATAACAGTCGGGAACACGGACAGAAAAAGCATAAGGGACGCACTATCCATGGGACTAGATGAAGTAATTGCAGTTAATTCAGGTTACTTAGACGTTCCGGCCACCGCAGAGGCGATTGCTGAGGCCATAAAGAACAGGTCACCAAATCTCGTAATAACTGCTGAGACAACCACTGACAGTAGTACTTCGGCCTTACCTCTCTACTTGGCGCAACAGTTAGGATTTAATGCAATCTCATACGTTAGATCAATCTCGATTAATGGGGATAAGATAACGGCTGAAAGAAGTGTTGGAGACGTAGAGATTGTGGAGGCTCCTCTTCCAGTTGTCATATCGGTTACGGGTGAAATAAACACTCCTAGGACCCCCTCAGTCAAGCAGATTATGGAATCAGCGAAGAAACCTGTGACACAAGTGAACACCTCTGCTAGGCCTTTATCTGAGATTATTGAGTTGACGCCCTATTCGGTTTCAAGGAAGAGGATAGTAATTGAGAAACCTATGGAACAAGCTATAGATCAATTGATAAACTACCTTAAGGGAGACGGTGTATTATGA
- a CDS encoding type II toxin-antitoxin system VapC family toxin: MLIESDILIAHLKTEDRLKEISERVLSKIVKGKLNVIASRETIHEIYYVLKNMNLPINDVLNKIGALTTIPNIEWVPTTIETDLLALALMAQYKLTSIFDTYHAATCLLYDKQKTIISTDHIYDKIPGIKRIDPNNLV; encoded by the coding sequence ATGTTAATTGAAAGTGATATTTTGATAGCTCATCTTAAGACTGAAGACAGATTAAAGGAAATATCAGAAAGGGTTCTTTCAAAAATCGTTAAAGGCAAGCTTAATGTAATAGCTAGCAGAGAAACTATCCATGAAATATATTATGTTTTAAAAAACATGAACCTTCCTATAAATGACGTATTAAACAAAATAGGCGCATTAACTACAATACCAAATATTGAATGGGTACCAACTACAATTGAGACTGACCTTTTAGCATTGGCATTAATGGCTCAATATAAACTCACATCGATCTTTGATACATATCACGCTGCAACTTGCCTACTTTATGACAAGCAAAAAACAATTATATCAACTGACCACATTTATGATAAAATCCCAGGAATTAAGAGAATTGATCCTAACAATTTAGTATAA
- a CDS encoding DUF5658 family protein, which yields MIQRLLVPILSGLGLMDILTTFIGIENGYAEQNAFLHTFQGNPFLFVLVMAGLKVVAIIGSAFLIKRSVLLPSLVLIGLFALADISNILTLI from the coding sequence ATGATTCAAAGATTACTCGTGCCGATCTTAAGCGGGCTAGGACTCATGGATATCCTAACCACTTTTATAGGAATTGAGAACGGTTACGCCGAGCAAAACGCTTTCTTACATACTTTCCAGGGAAATCCGTTCTTGTTTGTGTTAGTAATGGCTGGTCTTAAGGTCGTGGCTATAATAGGGTCTGCCTTCCTCATAAAGAGATCAGTACTCTTACCTAGTTTAGTATTAATAGGGCTCTTCGCTTTGGCAGACATATCTAACATCCTTACCTTGATCTAA
- a CDS encoding DUF1404 domain-containing protein → MNVKLIIISILLAVSFINPFVERLEFESPVLYMLSHYALIASGSLLGYTLLRSAWYNLVLGILPITFWHLPVPFSLGASFIQFRILLEISIFLGGFLLGSALHSVAQWVKVTLFALYMIGDTVLSILFVIASPLYSNRNGVSPYPPDSLPLAGISMIVVMNLILAGVIYISFKTLLEGKL, encoded by the coding sequence GTGAACGTTAAACTTATTATAATTTCAATCTTATTAGCAGTTTCGTTTATTAATCCTTTCGTTGAGAGGTTGGAGTTTGAATCCCCAGTTCTTTATATGTTATCGCACTACGCTTTGATTGCCTCCGGTTCCTTATTAGGATATACGTTACTAAGATCGGCTTGGTATAACCTGGTTTTAGGCATCTTACCTATAACCTTCTGGCATCTACCAGTACCTTTCTCGTTGGGAGCTTCATTTATTCAATTCAGGATTCTTTTAGAGATATCAATATTTCTAGGTGGGTTTTTGTTAGGTTCGGCTTTACACAGCGTAGCACAGTGGGTAAAGGTTACGTTATTTGCCCTCTACATGATAGGTGATACTGTGCTAAGCATCTTGTTCGTAATCGCAAGTCCCCTATATAGCAATAGAAATGGGGTCTCTCCTTATCCACCTGACTCTTTACCTCTGGCTGGGATCTCTATGATAGTCGTAATGAACTTGATATTAGCTGGTGTTATTTACATTTCCTTTAAGACCTTACTTGAAGGAAAACTCTAG
- a CDS encoding DUF1404 family protein: MRRVKLFLIFLFTFILLNPVFERVYGENATAFMASHYVLFALGFWLGLSFRSLKHRLIRTIVGSAIAVLVHTPTVFDASAYYEILRIVLELALFSSGYLIGSSLSFGWDRYAYSLLGGWMIGDTSLSIAFMIGDPNYSYPLSPFQTWQIKDAGMFMFLFMNLVAFFIVMRIFVSYVERT; encoded by the coding sequence ATGAGAAGGGTAAAACTTTTCCTTATATTTCTTTTCACATTTATTTTGCTAAATCCAGTGTTTGAGCGAGTTTACGGAGAGAACGCTACAGCTTTCATGGCCTCTCACTATGTCCTCTTCGCGTTAGGGTTTTGGTTAGGTCTATCTTTTAGAAGCTTGAAGCATAGATTGATAAGGACGATCGTAGGTTCAGCTATAGCCGTTTTAGTTCACACGCCAACCGTTTTTGATGCCTCTGCATACTATGAGATATTAAGGATAGTCTTGGAACTAGCTCTATTCTCCTCTGGTTATCTAATTGGCTCTTCCCTATCTTTCGGCTGGGATAGGTACGCTTACTCTCTGTTAGGCGGATGGATGATAGGCGATACGTCGTTATCTATAGCTTTCATGATCGGGGATCCTAATTACTCCTATCCTCTATCACCTTTTCAGACGTGGCAGATAAAGGATGCTGGGATGTTCATGTTTCTCTTCATGAACTTAGTTGCGTTTTTCATTGTTATGAGGATATTTGTTTCTTATGTAGAGAGAACCTAG
- a CDS encoding cbb3-type cytochrome c oxidase subunit I has product MDEEKKRAGFKETIKIAFTTTSAHDIGIMYIVIGIVSLITGSLYAALIRDQLTLNNLGAEEYYNAVSLHGIFMIFFMVMPISTGFANYLIPRMIGAKDLYWPKVNALSFWILVPAVTMSIIAPLFGPINTGWYMYAPLSTDLQVNGGFGVTLIEVALMIAGVSSTLTGINFIMTILRLRKVPFFKMSLFTWSFFATAILLMVALPPLTAGLAMAFLERMWNLPFFNAALGGNPLLWQNVFWFFGHPEVYILVLPAMGLVGEILPRAVGRQIYGYKALALSSMAIAFLSVLGVWMHHMFTALDSDVVREIAAATTMAIAIPSGVKVVNWTITFYGGKVKFSALTIGMIGFISLFLVGGITGVFFPLIPVDLAFNGTYLVVGHFHYMVFAILVGLLSGLVYYFPYFTGKWFDHELARTSMFMIVVGAFVVATGMSIDGVLGMPRRYAVVPSPIYQPFQNLVTVGGVVEGIGALLLFGTLIYAWLRGPLVRTMDPWNSEQLIGIPDFVIRPIALPLSFGKEMDGSIPEHRHGSFFPSVFGLLLCFPPLGFMLMLAGIVTPGILMVLTFIGVGMAWLYNDYFRQPRPVSGFGNMGLGKVLSSSPPSTAEASLGGVDNPVTQQTGLEISRKAKTPVLFFIIAEIFLFGSFIGGYIYDINETPTVATLPRLAVDWYPLPLIMTVILLSSSIPAHLAYHNFMKGRMRAFKYFGVLTAVMGFSFLMGQLYEFTHIVKFSPQYDVYTAFFFTIVSLHAFHVIMGLVIWAITLLRTRITIPFQLSTASSFYWHFVDAVWVIVFTMFYLQLPIYHP; this is encoded by the coding sequence ATGGACGAAGAGAAAAAAAGAGCTGGATTTAAGGAAACTATAAAGATTGCCTTTACAACTACTAGTGCTCATGACATAGGGATCATGTATATTGTTATAGGAATAGTGAGCTTAATTACCGGTTCACTTTACGCCGCCCTTATAAGGGATCAGTTGACCTTGAACAATTTGGGGGCAGAAGAATATTATAATGCCGTCTCGTTGCACGGCATATTTATGATTTTCTTTATGGTGATGCCTATTTCCACCGGTTTCGCCAACTACCTTATACCTAGGATGATAGGAGCTAAAGACCTCTACTGGCCTAAAGTGAACGCATTGTCTTTCTGGATTTTAGTGCCCGCGGTGACTATGAGCATAATAGCCCCCCTCTTTGGTCCCATAAACACAGGATGGTATATGTACGCTCCTCTTAGCACTGACCTTCAAGTTAACGGAGGTTTCGGTGTGACTTTGATAGAAGTAGCTCTAATGATAGCAGGAGTTTCTTCCACTCTCACTGGTATAAATTTCATAATGACTATATTGAGGCTTAGGAAGGTTCCTTTCTTTAAGATGTCCTTATTCACTTGGTCCTTCTTCGCCACAGCTATACTATTGATGGTAGCGTTACCTCCTCTTACAGCAGGCCTAGCGATGGCCTTCTTAGAGAGAATGTGGAACTTACCCTTCTTTAATGCAGCTTTAGGTGGAAATCCATTGCTCTGGCAAAACGTCTTCTGGTTCTTCGGTCATCCTGAAGTTTACATATTAGTGTTGCCCGCAATGGGACTAGTAGGAGAGATACTTCCAAGGGCTGTGGGTAGACAAATATACGGATACAAGGCGTTAGCTCTTTCGTCCATGGCTATAGCTTTCCTATCCGTTCTAGGTGTTTGGATGCATCACATGTTCACTGCACTAGACAGTGACGTAGTGAGAGAGATAGCTGCCGCCACTACTATGGCAATAGCTATACCTTCAGGGGTGAAAGTTGTGAATTGGACAATAACGTTTTACGGCGGTAAAGTAAAATTCTCAGCCCTAACGATTGGCATGATAGGCTTCATTTCACTTTTCTTGGTAGGCGGCATTACTGGAGTTTTCTTCCCGCTCATCCCAGTGGATCTAGCGTTTAATGGAACGTATTTGGTCGTAGGACACTTCCACTACATGGTGTTCGCAATATTAGTAGGACTCTTGAGCGGTCTAGTGTATTATTTCCCTTATTTTACAGGAAAATGGTTTGATCATGAGTTAGCTAGGACCTCAATGTTTATGATTGTAGTGGGAGCCTTCGTTGTCGCTACCGGAATGAGCATCGATGGGGTCTTAGGGATGCCTAGAAGGTACGCTGTAGTGCCCTCTCCTATCTATCAACCTTTCCAAAATTTGGTTACAGTTGGTGGTGTAGTGGAAGGGATAGGGGCCCTCCTATTGTTCGGGACTTTAATATACGCTTGGTTGAGAGGTCCCTTAGTGAGAACCATGGATCCTTGGAACTCGGAGCAATTGATCGGAATCCCAGACTTTGTGATAAGGCCTATAGCTCTCCCACTTTCTTTCGGGAAGGAAATGGACGGGTCTATCCCGGAGCACAGGCACGGATCTTTCTTCCCCTCTGTGTTTGGCCTCTTATTATGCTTCCCTCCTTTAGGTTTCATGCTGATGTTGGCAGGGATCGTCACTCCTGGTATCCTCATGGTCCTAACGTTTATAGGTGTTGGGATGGCGTGGCTATATAACGATTACTTCAGGCAACCAAGGCCCGTCTCTGGATTTGGAAACATGGGTTTAGGAAAGGTTTTGAGCTCCTCCCCTCCGAGCACAGCGGAAGCCTCGTTGGGAGGCGTAGATAACCCAGTAACACAACAGACCGGGCTAGAGATATCTAGAAAAGCTAAAACTCCCGTCCTTTTCTTCATAATTGCGGAGATATTCTTGTTTGGAAGCTTTATCGGGGGGTACATATATGACATAAATGAAACTCCTACTGTTGCAACTTTACCAAGGTTGGCGGTGGATTGGTATCCATTACCTTTAATCATGACAGTTATTTTGTTATCTAGCTCTATACCCGCACATCTTGCTTACCATAACTTCATGAAAGGCAGGATGAGAGCGTTCAAGTATTTTGGGGTTCTGACAGCAGTAATGGGTTTCTCGTTCCTCATGGGACAACTCTACGAGTTCACTCACATAGTTAAGTTCTCTCCTCAATATGACGTCTACACTGCCTTCTTCTTCACTATTGTGTCCTTGCACGCTTTTCACGTGATTATGGGCTTAGTTATTTGGGCTATAACCCTGCTCAGGACTAGGATAACGATACCCTTCCAACTGTCGACGGCCTCCTCTTTCTACTGGCACTTTGTTGACGCAGTATGGGTAATAGTGTTTACGATGTTCTATTTGCAGTTACCGATATATCATCCGTGA
- a CDS encoding sulfocyanin, with protein sequence MRKAVSPVFSYVVAFIVAIVVLSAAIISILQFHMLSSPSMSNETTTTGPSKITLPFISSNKTVVISLVALSSATPFNFNGTSFGQMTIYVPFGDNIEIKFTNQESLQHNVLLVMNDTPTPNAADLASDGKILLYVGTSSSAYTIQGISSGQSAIGFLNDPPQGTYWLACGISGHAESGMWVNLIVSQNVSSPYVVG encoded by the coding sequence ATGCGAAAGGCCGTATCGCCTGTGTTTTCGTATGTGGTAGCGTTCATAGTTGCGATCGTGGTCCTCTCGGCAGCAATTATATCAATACTTCAATTCCATATGTTATCTTCTCCTTCTATGTCAAACGAAACCACCACTACTGGTCCTAGTAAGATAACTCTTCCCTTTATTTCATCTAACAAAACCGTTGTAATCAGTCTAGTTGCGCTCTCCTCAGCTACCCCTTTTAACTTCAATGGAACCTCATTCGGCCAGATGACCATTTATGTGCCTTTCGGAGATAACATAGAGATAAAGTTCACTAACCAGGAGTCGCTTCAACACAACGTTCTCTTGGTGATGAATGACACGCCTACTCCTAACGCTGCAGACTTAGCAAGTGACGGTAAAATATTACTATATGTGGGTACGTCCTCTTCAGCCTACACAATACAGGGTATATCCTCTGGACAATCTGCGATAGGATTTTTGAATGATCCTCCACAAGGTACATATTGGCTGGCCTGCGGGATATCAGGTCATGCAGAGTCTGGAATGTGGGTCAACTTGATCGTTTCACAGAACGTGAGCTCTCCATACGTTGTTGGATAA
- a CDS encoding Rieske 2Fe-2S domain-containing protein: MLDRRDFLRLTLVLGGVIAVSPLITPVLDYMGYYYGELKSISPKYLVANNSQGLEGFPKYRIANINQLNSSCPVYFFSYPLTDEPCFLVDFSKLNNMKDVEFKNPYYNQFRINAQFKNVVGVGPKRSICAFSAVCVHLGCQLPAQALVPSSSDPGLNPSTSVLHCPCHGSMYQLDQGGVVVGGPAPRPLPMVLLEYDESSGDIYAIGNNAPYFSEAVPRRRPKDNLIYDPRYSYSLPTNPACVRVS, from the coding sequence GTGTTGGATAGGAGAGACTTCCTTAGGTTAACATTAGTGCTAGGAGGGGTGATTGCGGTCTCACCTCTCATTACCCCAGTCCTAGATTACATGGGGTACTATTATGGTGAACTGAAGTCAATATCCCCTAAATATCTTGTAGCTAACAACTCTCAAGGCTTGGAGGGTTTTCCTAAATATAGGATAGCTAACATCAACCAGCTAAATTCTAGTTGTCCTGTTTATTTCTTTTCATATCCGCTTACAGACGAACCTTGCTTCCTAGTGGATTTTAGTAAACTAAATAACATGAAGGACGTAGAGTTCAAGAACCCCTATTATAATCAGTTCAGGATAAACGCTCAGTTCAAGAACGTAGTTGGCGTAGGACCCAAGAGATCTATATGTGCGTTCTCAGCTGTGTGTGTCCATTTGGGTTGCCAGTTACCAGCTCAAGCCCTAGTGCCCAGTTCAAGCGATCCTGGCCTTAACCCTTCTACTTCAGTCCTTCACTGCCCATGTCACGGATCTATGTATCAGCTCGATCAAGGTGGAGTCGTTGTTGGGGGACCTGCTCCAAGACCTCTTCCCATGGTCTTGCTCGAATACGACGAGAGCTCTGGAGACATATACGCTATAGGAAATAACGCTCCGTATTTCTCAGAAGCGGTACCTAGGAGAAGGCCAAAGGATAACCTGATCTATGACCCTAGGTATAGTTACTCTTTACCAACAAATCCGGCTTGCGTTAGGGTGAGTTAA